attcaaaataaatctttaaaaaaacatttgaagaagagcatggttttataaattaatcatagcaaggttctgtaaggttttttcatgtctTATTTTCGGTTTTGATtaaattattgttgccagacatgttttatagctagcatcataaaaagccaaccaccaccaacaactagctagctagctaggaatatatatatatatatatatgtagccatgttctttatacctagctgtctccagtttatatttaagtgactagctattagctgctgtagctagctaatgctagctttaaactaaagattcccagtatatatattcccacaaaacacatcaaacattattaaccctgaaaattttaaacattttcctgggttttttttggtttgcgaagttcttttcctccaaatattctgaaaataaagttcagaaattacttatttttaaaatgtaaatttaatttgtttcaaattgtgggcaaaaaccttaatcagcatgctaaaagaactgacttttcttaatttagaattactaaacacaaccattttcttacatttagtgtaaacttttgtgcgtatggcttatatttaatacaccaaaagagctactttgttgatttcaattttatactctttgtaagctatttttttcttctttttgacatttctgttttaccactcaatttttacattttataagttatttggaacagaatggtatgaaatagaccaaaatacctgatcttagttgtttttaatttacaggctgtgtctgtgaaactttaaggggaacatttggtggaagacaatggcatgacatatactgatagaactgatttttgttgtgttagatgttatatctgaacctttttgacattttatgttaattttgcgaggaaggaccatatatatacacagcagaattcaattttacaccttgcaagctttgtttttctatattttgtataaattcttactgggaaggactccgtgcaatatatcgaaatgactgatccttcttgatttaaatttgatgttctaaatcgtatatagttttggaaattttgtgtaagatttaatgggtaagggctagatgcaatatgtcaaaaaaactttttttgttgaatcagaagcactccctacaaccattcttttttttacactttgtgaagcttttgtgaggaaagagtgtattatcgaaataactgttttttgttgcaaactctttttctttggcattttggattaaaatattgttttagagggcatatgcagtagatatatgtactgaaatagttaaattttgcaaactttgattttgtcgttacctctcactTTTTAccttttgattaaacttttgtgggagaccgtcggtatgcgaaggaccaaaataagagattttagtattatttagaatttgtattttgttttgcaaaattggtgcaaaaattgacataaaatgaacttatatatagattgattgctgttgtttaacatgactcattatgacttatatatatattttatggaaatttgtgacagaatactatgtgagatttgaaattttgtttactttattgatggtaaaacagcatgtaaattgctaaaaggactttattaattttagatttaaacaccgttatttttcacattgtgtgtcaacctttggcagggtttgctataaactaactgattttaacatatacaatgagagagatttgtgtttgacattgatcagcttttttgtatatatgtggcgttttgggtgatttaaattttatgggtgagatgtatgttgaaatgctttttaaaaacttttttccgaataattttttgcatttgtcagatggtcagagcaagtaattttagtagatttagattttaaatgtcacatatgtactgcagtttttttggtcatttatataataatgcagatgtaagatgtgcactgctgtattgtttgttttttgatggacatatatctgctacataaattaaatggaatacagtggattcttccacgggaaacagctagttttGTATTAATTCAAGTTTTATGTTTTCATTGTAGAAGATTTTGGGTGAATAATGAGACATAAATTGAACGTGAACTAATTAAAATTCCTTTCATtctaagattttattttttggagggGTTGTGGGGATAATGAGACTGAAACATCAAAACGTAACCTAattaaaaaactgatttttacaTCTTTGCAACCGCTAGGTCTACCTTTTTTAATAGTCGATTTTGATTCAACTTTGCAGGATGAAGGTAGCTCTAGCCTCAAAAAAGCTGGTAAAAATTCTATAAAAATGTTTGGAAGTCGTTTTGTAAACAATCTGAGTTGGAGAGACACGTGGGCGTTTATTTCGAAGAAAAGAAACCAGTGGTTAGCAGAATCACATCAAAAAGCACCTTCGCTAGAATCTTGGGGAGCACCAATCATAGTCCAAGCCACAGTGGCATTGTTACAAAAAGAAAGAGATTGTAATTGGGGTGATGATAAAGTAGCTACTCGCAGAAAACAATTTTGTGCGAAATATGAAGGTTATGGTACAGTGTGCAGCTGtgagtaaaaatatttgatatGTTCTTTGATGCTACTATACACGACAACATCTCTGTAACATAACTTGCACATTGCATGCTAATCTTAGGTACTAACCCTGCTCCAATCGACTTACGCGGTTCACCCTTACTTGGAAGCCGTGTTGCAAACCTCCCTATTGCGGTTATTGCTGCAAATCGTCCTCATTATTTGTATCGTATGTTGAGAGGGTTGTTGACAACACCTGGTGTGGATCCAAACATGGTCACAGTTTATATTGATGGATTTTATGATGAACCTTCTGCTGTTGCAGAGTTGTTTCAAGTGTCTGTTGTTGAACACACACCGATTTGCAGTAAAAATTGTCGGATCAGTCAGGTAAGGATTACCTGTTACTTATGGTATTAATTATGGTTTTTCCGGGTGATgacaattaaatttatttataatagAAGATATatatcttttctttatttttcttttccttttagcACTACGTAAGGACTCTTCGAGAAACTTTTCACAAATATCCAAAAGCAGAGTTTATGATTATCCTTGAGGAAGATTTGGATGTATCAAAAGATTTAATGGATTATTTTAGTCAATTATTACCTGTATTATCATCAGATGAAAGTGTGTACTGTATTTCAGCATGGAATGATCAGGTATGCAACTTTTAACCGTGATTTATCATAAAATGTGAAGGACATAATTTTCAGTTACAAATTTGTGTTCTATACTTTTATAGGGATATGAACACTCGTGTAATGATGCTTCAATGTTGTATCGTGTGGAAACTATGCCAGGACTTGGTTGGTGAGTGTTGTATTCATTCGTAGTATTACATTTAATTTCTACTGTTTTGTTACTGACTTGTTATTAACTTGTGCAGGGTGTTGAAAAAGAAGCTGTTTAAAGAAGAGTTAGAACCAAATTGGCCAGGAAGCGATAAATTTTGGGATTGGGATATGTGGATGCGAATGGATGGCAATCGAAAAGGTGaataaatgtgttttttgtattatttgcagtgtttcttaattttatttacatgcatatcaagattaaaaaaaaggaactgTACATTGCACAATCCGAACGTCATGATAAACACAAGTTAACACTCTCCTTAACTTTTTAGACCCCAACTTTAATAAccttccccccccccccttcctaCAATTTGGTTGCCAAGAGTGTATATATATTGTCTTTGTCGATGTGATGTGACAAAATGTTTCTGTTTTCTATTACTGTTACCTGTATGCATATTTCAGGTCGTGAATGCATTATACCTGACATTTCACGCACATACCACTTTGGCGCGAAAGGTTTGAATATGAACAGCTTTTTCCAAGATACTTATTTCACAAAACATGCTCTGAACACAAAAACTGGTATCAAATTTGATGTTACCAAAGTTCGGAAAGACGTCTATGATGAAGATATGCACAAAATGATCAAGTGAGTGATTTAGAAATTTTTCCGTGAACAAAAAGATGTGGTCAAACTCCCTATTCTTACATTTTTGTTTCTAAGCGCCCTAATAAACGCGGGgctttttttaacaacacaATTTTACGTCCAGGGCTTAGATTTTTTATGGCGGACGACCGTCTCAGGCCACAATTTGCTTAGGTTATTAGATTATTGTGCAGAGGGAGGATGGGTTTGTAAGAATTTAGTTTTGTTAAGTAAGTTGCTAAATTTTTGACCTAATTTAAGCATAAACCCTTAGCAACAgcgttgcttataaaaaagcttgtATACTATAATACGTTCAACGTATTAATTATTTAAGAGGTCTAATCATTCACTgtacaattaaacttctttgtaTGAAACGTGAATCAAAcgtttttaacaattaaacttCTATTTCTTAGGGAAGCAGAAGTTCTTGATCATTCCAAGAACCCCTGTTCACAGGAAGACTTCATTCCAGAGACAAAAGGACACACTTATGTCTTTTACATAAAACAGGAAAGGTCCGGTGATTATGAAACGTGGATTAACGTAGctagatgttttaaattatggGATTTAGACGTTCGTGGATTTCATAAACAAATGTGGAGATTTTGGATTAAAGAGAATAGAATATTTGTTGTCGGTACCAGTTCTCCGTATGTTATCTACAAACCTGAACACGTGACTCCTATTTTTATtccaaagaagaagaaagatcAAGattagttatttatttttttattatttatacaaaaattgatttattgttTATAAATGTGCTCTTCTTCAACAATACAGTTTTATATTTACAGGTTGAATTGTGTCTAAATGTGGTGCTCAGATGTAGATttcattataaatttttttaaaaaatgtatattttaatttgtttcttcCCGATAGGTAACTGTGTTGTGTTGTGGCCATGTCAGGCTCCAGTCACTGCTAACCCCAAAGATTTGATCTGGCAGTAGCTACATgttgttaaatattttgtatttaattgAGCAAGGCTACCGAATAAATTTAGCGCAAAACGTCCTGTAACGCCATGATTTTCACGAAAAAACTCTCATAATACCTCAAGAAAAAATCTCTTAAGCTTCACAATTCCTTGCTTTTGTATTATTTCGCCCATGTTGCGGAAATTGTTAAAGCCTCTTTTTTATCGTTGTTAAATAATTGGTCGTGTAGAATTGGTGCACAATAGCGGATGTAAATTAGCGTGTTTAATTTTACATTGAAGTATTGCTTCTCCACTTCGGCAAAATGATTCTTGGAAAAGAAAAGCTTGGGTGTCCCTAATCTCCAGTGGAGGATTCGAAGTATCGTATGTAGGGAAaggatgttgtgtgggtaaagggatgacctaagaaacaagggCTTCATCAGACGCACAGGTCTTGTTTCTTATACCGCTTTCTGCTCGGGTAGTGAAATTGATCCGTGATAGAATCAAAACAACCCGACCTGGCGTAAGCGGTCGGTCATTTTGAAGGGTCTCTCGATTTGTTTGTTGGCCATGATTAACAGATTTTGTAAGTAATCGATAACAAACCACGTGCGATGATTAGCGAGGGGAAAAAAGAAAGGGAAAAATTTGCTTTCTCGTTGCTAAAGAAGACTGAGTCACGTGATTTTATTGGTAAATATAATTGGTATGTGAAATAAAATAGCCAAAGGAgcaattaaaatcaaaaatagaCTAAAAACATAAGTGGTTTGATATCAAAAATTGATGAAATAACAAGAGTTATATTAACAGTCGTGTTATATAATACAAGTATTATGCATAACATGTTAATTCGTTACAAATAGAATAATATCCATTTTATTTGATCCGTATCACGTGGTAGTGGTAATTGTTTGTAATACATTCTATTTCATAAGGATACAGCCGGTATCGCAGTAGGTTACTTCAGTAAAACATCAACAGTGATGGCGGTTAGCTAGGTTACATTCTCATGTTGTTTTAGTATAAAAATCGCAATATTGCTGTTTCCCACGTATTTCCTAATAGGGTTTTCGTATTGTTGTCTAGTGTCGTAATAAATTATTTGATACTGGTATAGCAAAACAAACGTCATTATCGAACAGTATGTGATTGGATTTACAATATTCCACCATTATTGTTAcgtcattgtttatttttactaaCATGATAGTAGCTTTTTTGCATCACACTTTTTTAATTCGATTGGTAACGAAGATGTATGTGCCAATGTCGAGGGATCCATATCGGCGATTCCGAGGCAAACAACGTGTTGGGACGGGGGCCtaaaaagagagagagagagagagggaTGTTCCTTACAGAAGATATGGTAATCCATCTGTTCTAGCATGATAACTAGTTTGTAAATACAAAGGGATAGGTAGGTGGTTCGTGTTATAGGAAATAATAATGTAGTTATAGTAAATAATGATCTTgaaaattttcaggtttataTTAAGTCTTAAATCATTTTGGTTTTGTGAGGACTAGTGAGACCCAGTTAACCTTACGGTCGGGAGCTTATACAAGCCTTGCCTTGACAAGTAAATCCTTGATATTTTTATGCCGCATAGTTGCAATAATGGGAGGGTCAGGCCAGATTTTATTGAGCTCTTGGTCATTCTCTATAAGGTGGCAAtgtttattaataatttttttgattgtaGTATTGTCCTTGGAATAGTGTGTGAGGAAAACTAGATATCTTTGAGTATTATCTGTTTTAGGTTTATCGTTATAGAGTAAATCCTTTTGtgataagttttttatttctttcatgTTTTCTTGTATTAGTTTTTGGGGGTATCCTCGGTTTTTGAGGACCCATTCTATTTCTTTAATGCTTTGTTTAGCATATCATCCTTGGTGATAAGCATTCTGTATCTTAGGGATTGGGAGTATATAATGGAGGATTTCGTAAATGTTGGATGGAAGGAGTTGTAGTGGAGGAGGCTAAATGTATCAGTGGGTTTGGTGTATAAACTAGAATAAAGCTTTCCATCTTTTCCTACATGTATGTAGGTgtccaaaaaattaattttatcccTAGAATAGGTAAAAGTTTTCGTAGACATTCTTCTGTGTCAGTATATATGAAGAAAACGTCATCGATAAAACGTTTCCAAAGCATAATAGCTGTGGTAAGAGGAAGTATTTTAGTACTTTCACGGTGGCCCATGGCGGGGAATATTATTTTGCTTGTATGAAGCGCGATGTGAAATTGCACAGAGAAGCACAGGTTCGAACAATACAATTAACTGCTCGCTAACATGAATCTCCAAATTTGTAACTTCTTTTGTACGTTTGCATTCTTCAGTGGTCATTTGCCCCTTTACTCTAGCAACTGGTGGGTTACTTAAACTACAAAATCTTAATTTATCATCTCTTTTCATTATTTCATCATCTCTTTCTATCCTTACAAATGTTCTCGCCAAATGTTCTCACGCCAACACAAAATTCCaaggtttaaaaatgttttttctctgAAACTTTAAATCAAATGGTGAAACAGAAAAAAACGCTTAAGGTTACTTACACGGCGCGAAAACGCACATGTTTTTCTCATGCTATGAGTGTCTTTGTTCTATTCGGAGTGTGCAGCTATAATGGAGTACGGCTCCGTATAGGCATGCTTATACGGAGTATAACTTCATATAGCGACATGTTTACTCCGTATAGACGGAAATGTTAAGTACAAAAAGCTGCAAGCGGTGCAGACAGCTTTGAGAGTATAATGCCGACACTAGTTTCGCTAGACATTAGCGAATGCAGCATAAGCATCGAAGTCGCATTCTTATTAAAATTTTCACTGGGCTATTTCAGTGTAGAAAATCGTTAGGGCtaagataaattttaaaaaatggggAGACTTTACGAATTTTTTTAGGATGTGAAGTAGTTTACTATTTGCGTTTTGTATTTTTATGGCTTCCATTATATTCATTCTTagctttagaactttgttttttatgtttctatATGCAATAAAATTAACCAtacaatcaatgaaatttattatgtaactttaaaattgtgtacTTTTATACCAGCCATTGTATACCTTAACTCGTTAACAAAACATCGAATTCGTTTCTACTGAACATGTACGCTAAgcctgtcacactccgtatactaagcatgtcacactACTCCGTATACTCCGCATGTCACACTTCGTATACTAAGCATGGCATACTCCATATAGAATACTCCGTATGGCATAGTCCGTATAACATACTCCGTATAGCATAGTCCGTATGGCATACACCTTATAGCACATTCTGCATACTCCGCATAGCAAATTCTGCATAACATACTCTCGGTATCTCACAATCTGTATGCTATAATCCGTTTTCTGCAAGCAAACTAATGTTTCCACTAACTCCGTTTAGCAATATACTACTTATGTTTTTATGATGgataaaaaagtagaaaaatgatatacttgtctttttaacttgttctttatagtgattattttttatttttttcggaaATAATTCTAAACAGTCACACAATATTGCAACATTTCACTTTAAGAGCATTTGTTGGCAGACTCCGTATAGCTAAACCAAACTCTGTATAGCAGCTATACGGAGTATTACTCCGTATAGAAACCAAACTCCGTAcgtcacatttacaaaaaaaaaactaaaattccATTCTCATATTTAACAAAGCGAGGTTTAAGTGTGTATCCCATTTGTAACTGACAGTGATATTTGCAAGGAGGTAAAAAATATTACTGTTATCTAATTGTTCAAAATACTATCAAAATTCTTAGATCGCTTGAGTTTGCTATTCACCCAGACAAATCTGTATTAATGTCAAAGTCTCGCCTTTTTGGGCTTCGTTATCTACAAATGTGTCAGTTACTCTCACTGGTGGAATAAAATACACAACCAGTGTACAGAAATTCAATTGGAAAAGCAATGCTCCATAACCGAGCTGTAGCATAGGAAGGATATGTTAGAGCAGAGAGGTATCTCCAGGGCCGGCGAATTTAGGGGGGCCGAAGGGGGGAGGCATTACAAATTCATTTATACGATTCTGTTAACACTTTTCATCTGCATAAAATGTACTTTATGATTTTAAAtggttgcattttttaaaaaaacaaggtaCCTAAAACAGAAATTAAGTGTAAGTTTTGCATGaattaagtttttttcattAGTATCCgataaaaaaattcgaaaattgGGGCACATTTAAGGCTATTTCAGAGgcctaaattcaaaaattttctcgGCACGTCGGCCCCAACCTTCTAAGATACTACATAtattgcccccccccccccccactttCAATTCCGATTCGCCGGTCCTGATCTCTCCTTCGGGTTTGGtccattttcaaaaaaactcaGGAACGCCCtactaaaaaaagattttagccTTGTAGGCAATATTGTTGCTAGTTGGCCTCAGTTGACGTTAGGAGCTTTTTCTAACGCGAACTAGAAAAATAAATGTGGCAAGACTTCTTTCAATCGAATCCCTAAAACAACTACAATGGTAAGAGCAGGACATATATCAAACGATACATTCAATATCGTATCGGAAACTTTGGAACTCTTTATCACAATATGTAACTATTAGGGAAGCACTCCAAGATACCATGCGTTGATGATCAAAACGCTATTTCTTGatacaaagtttttaaaagaatacgCCGCACGCCAGCATCAACCAGCCAGGCCGTCGTACTCAATGTTCATGTAGTCGCAATTAAAAAAGTCAG
The genomic region above belongs to Hydractinia symbiolongicarpus strain clone_291-10 chromosome 4, HSymV2.1, whole genome shotgun sequence and contains:
- the LOC130641686 gene encoding protein O-linked-mannose beta-1,2-N-acetylglucosaminyltransferase 1-like; this encodes MYSKSSVTVNIPCLPQTNNRRRGCTGTCVQGILVAVLIVTLVFNIIFILDNRTRFRGRAEKIININEFVIDENQHIVIDKNEDLKNHNPVWNTALSGTKIKIEAKSSKNNVYVSIDGLKVYENSVEDDSARGIHVVVLNEVTGVVMAKRIFDTYVPKEDEAMILFLNMLQEGRIVVFMVKDEGSSSLKKAGKNSIKMFGSRFVNNLSWRDTWAFISKKRNQWLAESHQKAPSLESWGAPIIVQATVALLQKERDCNWGDDKVATRRKQFCAKYEGYGTVCSCTNPAPIDLRGSPLLGSRVANLPIAVIAANRPHYLYRMLRGLLTTPGVDPNMVTVYIDGFYDEPSAVAELFQVSVVEHTPICSKNCRISQHYVRTLRETFHKYPKAEFMIILEEDLDVSKDLMDYFSQLLPVLSSDESVYCISAWNDQGYEHSCNDASMLYRVETMPGLGWVLKKKLFKEELEPNWPGSDKFWDWDMWMRMDGNRKGRECIIPDISRTYHFGAKGLNMNSFFQDTYFTKHALNTKTGIKFDVTKVRKDVYDEDMHKMIKEAEVLDHSKNPCSQEDFIPETKGHTYVFYIKQERSGDYETWINVARCFKLWDLDVRGFHKQMWRFWIKENRIFVVGTSSPYVIYKPEHVTPIFIPKKKKDQD